The DNA region GGTAAAGAAACTCTGTTCAAGCACACTAAGGTGAGGGTGATAACACTTTGTCCTGGAATGACAGAAACGAAATTATTCAAAGATGCAAATAAGCGTGCCTTGACCACTTTCATGGGAAAATGTCTACAAGAGGAAATTGAGTCGATGAAGAAACAAAGGCCTGAAGTCTGTGGAAGCGCCATTGTATGGTTGATACGTCACGGTGTTTCTGGATCTTTATGGATGATTAAAGATTGTAATTTGTATAAAATCAACTGTGAAGTACTCAATTTTACTGAATTGTACAATCAATTTCCAGCATAatataattgttgaagaaagagTCGGTTGTTGGTTGATTATTTTTCTGCTTTAGCTGTTGCTGTTTCCGGAAAGTTGAAATAAATAAGAGATGCGTAAATTTCCTCTATACCATTTATTTTCGAAAACCCGTCACAATATTTTCCTTGAAAATTCGTATTCCTCAATAACATTCTATGCCTAAGTCACGCTCAAGTGAAGCACACACTATACAGTTTTTCTACAGTTCTTTTCTGGAATCTGATCCACCACCAGAATTGATCAAACCAAGCCCAAATAGATGTTTAGTTCGCTTTATTTCTGGTCCACAGGTCCATTTTCATGAGTTGGAAATCAAACGTAAAACAAAACCTGTGCGTTTATAAAAGTGATGACGATGAGGTGTAACTAATCTTGACGGTCACGCCATCTGGCCAATCTTTAATAGGGAATATAAATTGATAGAAGTGTAAAATAGGCTTCAGCCCGCTAAGGCACCGTTTATGTTTTGAAATAACTTCTCAACCTAcctaaagctacattcacaatcaattcacgggccgaagtgcacttcggcacggaagcttagcagatggcgttctctgttaccattcacaatgaaattcaagacaaaatttcttgcaagttgcaaactaccacttcggcaaggaatttcgtgccggctatggatgatgctgatgcttatgttttgatcagttacatttttgattcatttgagtattcggttccaagattattgcgaatggtaaatttcgtgccgaagtgcacttcggcccgcgaattgattgtgaatgcagcttaaagGATCGGATTGATATGTTATAtattagctgtattcgggttcggcttttggacggtccgaggatggttctagaactgcgcagaggatttaatactagggcgcaagagttttgcgcagtcctagaacaattctcggactgtcagaaagccgaacccgaatacgactATTGTGAGCTATGGAGGGTTCCCATATTTACACCTTGCCATAAACACTTTTCCTATTTTCACATCAGAGACAAGAGCCTTTCTCTATGTTTCACATCccaaaattcattttcattgaaactgGACTGTTTTTGGCAAAAACTTTTTATGGTGTTCTGTGGTTTTTGTCATAGAGCACAAAAatgtacaatattttttctatgggCATGTAAACATTACACTCTATGATTTAACCAAAGaggatttttgatttttgatttaACCTCAAATTTCAGTAAGTAAGGTGAAAAAATATTACATTTTTGGGGTGAAACTGGTGAACTATCAATATAAATCATTGATTCTGTATTCCAAGCAAGTAAGTTAATTGGAAATCTGTTATTATCATGTAAATGTTTACTTTTTGATTGCCTTCCCTTGTTCATTCatatattattttcagaatGGATTTCGTCATTGATACTGGATTGACTTCGGATACAGAGGAAGATGAACAACCCACAAAACCAACTCCGAAAAAAAGGATATTACCACTACTGCAAAATAGCAGAAAAACGGAAATCGATAAACTCCTCGCAAAATCAGAAATATTAAATACTAATTTGGAAGAACAGACATTTTCCATCGATCCTCCATTATCAAAGAGAAAGTTGAAGAAGTTACGAAAAGAAGAGAAAGAGAAAACTAAAGGAGATAAATGGTTTGGTTTACCTGCGACTGAATTAACTGAAGAAGTCAAAAGGGACTTAGAATTGTTGCAAATGCGTTCTGTGCTAGATCCCAAgcatttctataaaaaaaatcacatgAAAGTACTTCCTAAGTACTTCCAGGTTGGGAAAGTAGAAGATACACCTCTAGATTTCTATAATAATCGGTTGACCAAAAAAGATAGGAAAAAAACCCTTGTTGAAGAATTGATGTCAGATGCGGAATTTCATCAATATAATAAGAGTAGATACGCAGAAATTCtcaaagagaagaaaaaaacagATTATAGAGTATGGAAACAAGCAAAGAGGTTTGACAAGAAGAAGAAATAATAATTGCTTAATATATAAGGTGAGAAATCTGGATATATATATTCTACCTTTTATTTAGGAGATCAAACATTTCCTAATATGCCACTTTGTATAACAATTGTGAGTGTAAATAGATTTCAAAACAGCTGATAACTGAAGACAAAATATATTGGAACGTGaatcaagaaaaaattaaaacacaTGAGTATAAAGTTTggttttattttttaatagtaGGTACACTAAGTAAAATAATACCTTAGACTACATATACATAAAATagatattagacatagaaaaAACACCATAAAACATACATTCAATTAAATTCATTATCAAGCAGGGTAGGCTGTGGAACTTTGAAGGCTATTATTGTATCTGCATTTGAGCAGAACACTTAGTTTCTACCCTTATTTCTGGTTATCTTTCAAATCTGATAAAAGTGTCAAGTTAGCGTTTTGGATGCAAGAATCTACTgagattttttcttaaaaattaAGTTAGTGGAAACAGATATCAGAGTCTTTCTCGGTTAGATATCATATTCCTCAGCAAGACTTTGGTTGAATTGCAGAGCTACCAGTAAATAAGTGATGACATTTCCCAGTATCTGGAAAATAAATCATAAAACAAATTGGTAAATGATCACTACTAAAAATTATTAGGCAAGCAAAAGCTTGTTAACAAGTTGAAATAATATCATATCGGAATATAACAGGGTCTATATAAATTATTATAACATCGCAGTGGGCTTTGAATTATTCATTGCTGCTCAATACTAATTCTAATCATTGCATCCTCAAAtcttaaaatttaaatttcgtgAACCTGCTGTTTCTAAAACCCTCCAAATTATTGAAGCCTAAAAAATGATCAAAGCCCACTGCGATGTTACTAAAGGTCTAAAGGATTATCAAGAGTAAAGtatttggagaaattggggatAAGTTTCAAGATACATTATTTAGGAGTACTACAATATTGTCTTTGACTGTATGTGTCAGAGTATCAGGTCTCTCCTCTTCTCTCATTCAGTTACTAATGTCTAAGATTGTAATTTCGATACTTTTCATCATTCCATATGGAGCATTGCAAAAAGGAAAAATTCTCTCCTACTTACTGGAGCGAGTAGCCAGGGTCCAACTCTAACAATGCCTCCAGCTGATAAGTAGCCTTTACTCTCAAACCATTGGAGCATCAAAGACTGTACCTTAAATGcgtaattcagaaaaaaattaagttcAATAAGCAAATACCACTCAGGTATCATcaacttttttctgaatttgATAAATTCTAAATCATTAACATATAtctttattgagttcaatgcTGGTAGCATTCGACAAAATCGCATACTACTCTTATCGATACACAGATGCTACTAGATATCAAGAAAATAGCATGCTTTCCTGCTATACTTTTAAGCTTGTGTAGCAGTACCTCTATGAATGAAGGAGCATTCACCCAATGGGCATGTGTCTAGAGCGGCCAaattttatagttttttttttaatttggaaaAATGCAAGATGTTCTGATTATTTGTTTCATCCACTTCTGCATTACCGTTTTGGTATTTCATACTAGAGATAGCATATTAAGCATGCATATTCTCTTTTTAGGATTGCTCATATCAGTTTTCGATGTGGGGAGAAGGGAGAGGGCGGCAGCAAAGATTAGTGCTAACTCACTCAGCTTATCTTTGGTCCTTAAGCGGTCAAATGTAAAATTTAGGACTGCCCAACAACACCGAAAATACAAGGTTATCTCGGTGTTGTCATGTCTGCATTCCTTATGGAGGTCCAACGACGACACACACCTTCTTTTCGTCGAATTTTCTTCCAGACCGAGTTACCCAAAAGTTTGTTGCGCTCGTTATTAATTGACGCAGTTCCAAGAGAAAACATTATGTGCAGATACTCGAAAGAAGTTAACCCTTAATACAATAAATATATACTAACTGACCTGTTGCTGTATTCCATTAGGAAGGTTTACTATCCGCGAATTCCTTAAAACTTCCAAGGGTTGTCGTgactgaaataaaatatatacagggtgagtctttgaatcgtaccaATAGTTCAaagaagattcttgagatcaaaagaaacacttttttgctatgtcat from Coccinella septempunctata chromosome 1, icCocSept1.1, whole genome shotgun sequence includes:
- the LOC123308231 gene encoding deoxynucleotidyltransferase terminal-interacting protein 2, which translates into the protein MDFVIDTGLTSDTEEDEQPTKPTPKKRILPLLQNSRKTEIDKLLAKSEILNTNLEEQTFSIDPPLSKRKLKKLRKEEKEKTKGDKWFGLPATELTEEVKRDLELLQMRSVLDPKHFYKKNHMKVLPKYFQVGKVEDTPLDFYNNRLTKKDRKKTLVEELMSDAEFHQYNKSRYAEILKEKKKTDYRVWKQAKRFDKKKK